The following DNA comes from Micromonospora chokoriensis.
TCCTGCGCGGCCAGTCCGATCGGCATCGGTGACGGCACCACCGGCATCGGCCACACCCGGTGGGCCACCCACGGCGGCCCGACCGACCGCAACGCCCACCCGCACGTCGCACCGGACGGCCGCGTCGCGGTCATCCACAACGGCATCATCGAGAACTTCGCCAAGCTCCGTGCCGAGCTGGAGGCCGACGGGGTCCAGTTCGCCAGCGACACCGACACCGAGTGCGCCGCCCACCTGCTCTCCGCCGCCCTGGCCGACCTGCGCGCCGCCGGTCAGCCGGACGGCCCGCAGCTGCTCGCCGCCGGCATGCGGGTGGTCTGCCAGCGACTGGAGGGCGCGTTCACCCTGCTCGCGGTGGATGCCGCCGTGCCCGGCGCGGTCGTCGGCGCCCGGCGCAACTCGCCACTCGTGGTGGGCCGGGGCGACGGGGAGAACTACCTGGCCAGTGACGTGGCCGCGTTCATCGAGCACACCCGGGAAGCGGTCGAGCTGGGTCAGGACCAGATCGTCCTGATCACCGGTGACAGCATCGAGATCACCGACTTCGAGGGCCAGCCCGCCGCCGGCAAGGACTTCCACATCGACTGGGACTCCTCGGCCGCGGAGAAGGGCGGCTACGACTGGTTCATGCTCAAGGAGATCGAGGAGCAGCCGCAGGCCATCGCCGACACGCTGCTCGGCCGGCTCACCGAGACCGGTGAGATCGCCCTCGACGAGGTCCGCCTCAGCGACCAGGACCTTCGCGACGTCGACAAGATCTTCATCGTGGCGTGCGGCACGGCGTACCACGCCGGGATGGTCGCCAAGTACGCCATCGAGCACTGGACCCGGATCCCGTGCGAGGTGGAGCTGGCCAGCGAGTTCCGCTACCGCGACCCGGTGCTCGACCGGTCCACGCTGATCGTGGTGATCTCGCAGTCCGGCGAGACGATGGACACCCTGATGGCGCTGCGCCACGCCAAGGACCAGAAGGCCCGGGTGCTGGCGATCTGCAACACCAACGGCTCGACCATCCCGCGCGAGTCCGACGCCGTGCTCTACACCCACGGCGGGCCGGAGATCGCCGTCGCCTCCACCAAGGCGTTCCTCACCCAGGTCGTCGCCTGCTACCTGATCGGCCTGCACCTGGCCCAGGTGCGCGGCATCAAGTTCGCCGACGAGGTGGGCGCGGTCGTCGCCCAGTTGCAGGAGATCCCCGGCAAGCTGCGTGAGCTGCTCGACCGGATCGAGCCGGTCCGTGAGCTGGCCCGGGACCTGAAGGACGAGCCGACGGTGCTGTTCATCGGCCGGCACGTCGGCTACCCGGTGGCGCTGGAGGGTGCCCTGAAGCTCAAGGAGCTGGCGTACATGCACGCCGAGGGCTTCGCGGCCGGCGAGCTGAAGCACGGCCCGATCGCCCTGATCGACAAGGGCACACCGGTGATCTGCGTGGTGCCGTCGCCGATCGGCCGGGGCATGCTGCACGACAAGGTCGTCTCCAACATCCAGGAGGTCCGGGCCCGTGGTGCGCGGACCATCGTGATCGCCGAGGAGGGCGACGAGGCCGTCGTCCGGTACGCCGACCACCTGATCTACGTGCCGCGTACGCCGACTCTCCTGGCCCCGCTCGTCACCACGGTGCCGTTGCAGGTGTTCGCCGCCGAGATCGCCGACGCCCGTGGACACGACGTGGACCAGCCCCGCAACCTGGCCAAGTCGGTCACCGTCGAGTAGTCGCTCAGCGGCCCAACACGACCCGGGCCATCCCGTCCAGCGCGGGATTGCCCGGGTCCCAGTAACCGGTGTGGCCGCCCCGACCACCGTCGAAGACCCGGCCACCGAAACCCGGGGCCGACGGGTCGTGACCGAACCACAGCTCATGCCCGGTCCGGTCGGGCCAACCGAGCACCGCGGCCAGCGGCGCCGCACCCAGCAGGGCGCGGCGCCCCAGCTCGTCCGCCGACCGGGCCGCGCGGATCACGTCGCCGGAAGCGCTGCTCGCCCAGACCTCCCCGGGCGGCACGCCCAACTCGCTGGCGTGCGCCGCGCCGACCCCGGGCGAGCCGACGAAGACCAGCGCGTCAGCATCCAGCCCGTGCTCCCGCGCGGCCACACCCACCACCAGCGACCCGTAACTGTGCCCGAGCACTGTCTGCCGGGCCGGTGGCCCCTCATGGGTGGCCCGCAGCCCCTCCTGGAAGCGGTGCAGCGCCGGACCGGCGTCGCGTGCCTGGCCCGCCGAGGCAGCCTCGGTCAGGGAGTCCGGAGCGTCGTAGTCCAACCAGAGCACCGCCGCGCTGCGGTCATCCGGGGCGAGCGCCGCGCACCGGTCCAACACCCGCGCCGCCCTGCCCAGCTCGCCGGGGGCGTCGTCCAGGCCGGCGGTCATCCCCGGCACGTACGTCAGCACCCGGTCGGCCCGGTCCGGGTCGCCGAGCGCCATCACCACCCGGCCCTCACCGGCCGGATCCAACCCGAGCAGGTAAGCCCGGGGCTCCCCGCCGGCAGCCAGCCGTGCGGCCAGCGCGTCCAGGCCGGCCAACCGGCCGACGACCCCACGCAGCCGAAGCGACGTGAGTGGCAGGGGCGGCACCCGGGACAGCAGGTCGCGCCGCTCGGCCAGCAGCTCCTCCCGCCACACTCCGAGGTGCAGCCGGTTGGCCTGGTCGCGGTCGGTCGCCGGCACGCCGTTCCACCGGCCGACCAGTGCCGGCTCGTGCCCGATCAGCCACCGTCGCTGCGCCGGTGTCAGGCCTGACCACCAGGCGTGGACCAGAGCCGGCGAGGCATCCAGGGCCGGTCGGCCCGGCGGTGGCGGGGACGCCCACCCGGTGCTGGCAGCCCGGGCCAGCTCGTCCAACCGGTCGGCGGCGAGCCGGTCGGCGACGCCCGCCTCGTCGAGCGCGTCCCGCAGGGCGGCCGTCACCCCGGCGACCGCCACGCCGTCCCGCTCGGTCGACCGTTGTCGAACGGGATCGACGTGCACCAGACCCGAACGGTCCACCACCAGGCCGGCCGCCTCTGCCTGGGCGACCGCGGCGGCGAGCCGCGCCTTCGCCACCGTCAGCCGTCCGGCCAGCTCGGCAAGCACCTGATCGGCCTCGATCAGTGCGGGCGCGACCGACGTCAGCTCGCCCTGCAGAGCCACGAGCCGGGAGCCCGCCGCGACGGCCGCCACGCCGGACCAGGCGTCGCGCAACCGGCCGCCCGCCGCCCGCAGCTCACCGGCGCGACGGTCGACCGGCCCGGTCAGCCCGGACCAGGCCACCCCGGCGGCCCGCCACCCGCTCGGGTCGGCTGCCCACAGTTGCCGGTAACCGACGCTGCTCACCGGGGCAGGGCGGCGAAGCGGTCGGCGGCTCGGTCGTCGACGGTCTCGTACGCCTCGGCTGCCACCCGCACCCCCTGCGAGGTCTCCTCGACCCGGGTGCCCAACCGGCAGAGCCAGGTGTGCGCGGCCGACTCCAGCCCGGCCAGGGCCGCGCCGGCTCGCCACTCGGGTGCCGCGACCAGCAACCCGGGCGTCCCGGCGAGGCCCAGCGCCAGCCGGTGCGCCTCGCCGTCGAGCGTGCCGGCGACCGCCCGCAACTCCTTCGGCCGGACGACGAACGACTCATCGGTCATGACTCCACCCCCGTGGACGATCGGCTTGGACGCGCTGACGCTAGGCGCGTACCGGTGGCCGTCTCGTGCCCTGTGGACAACCGGCGGTGAGCCGTACCCCGGCCTGTCCACAGGCGTTGCCCAGCGCGGACCCGACGGCTAATCTGCGGCCCCGAGCGCCGGTAGGGTGATGTGGTGATCGTCGCCGTCGGCATCGACGTGGTCCTGGTCGACCGGTTCGCCCGGGCGCTGGCCCGGACGCCGCCGCTCGCCGACCGGCTCTTCACCACGACCGAGCGGCACACCCGCGCCGGTGCACCACGCTCGTCGGAGTCGCTCGCCGCCCGCTTCGCCGCCAAGGAGGCGGTGGCCAAGGCACTCGGCGCTCCGGCCGGGTTGAGCTGGCACGACTGCGAGATCGTGTCCGACCCGGACGGCCGCCCCCGGCTCGCCGTCTCCGGCACCGTCGCCGCGGCGGCGCAGGCGCGTGGTGTCAACCACTGGCATCTGTCGTTGTCGCACGACGGTGGGATCGCGTCGGCGATGGTGGTAGCGGAGCGGTGACGTCGGCTGGGCGGGCCGATCCGGCCCACCCGCGAACGGGATGGGACGGGGTGGCATGAGATCGGTGTGGCGGGTGGCCGACGTGCGGGCGGCCGAGGCGGGGCTGATGGGCACACTGCCGGAGGGGACGCTGATGCAGCGTGCCGCCGCCGGGCTGGCCCGCCGGGTCGCACTCCTGCTCGACGAACGCGGCGGGGTCTACGGGGGCCGGGTGCTGCTGCTGGTCGGTTCCGGTGACAACGGCGGCGACGCCCTGTACGCGGGGGAGCGGTTGGCCCGCCGGGGTGTCCACGTGTCCGCCCTGCTGCTCACCCCCGGGCGCGCGCACGCCGCCGGGCTGGCCGCGCTGCGCGCGGCCGGCGGTCGGCTGGTGCCGCAGCCCACCGGCCCGGTCGACCTGGTCCTCGACGGGATCGTCGGCATCGGTGGCACCGGTGGGCTGCGGGCGAACGCGGACGAGGTGGTCCAACGCCTCGGTGAGCTGCGGGGGCGGGACGGTGCGCGGGCCACTGTCGTGGCGGTGGACGTGCCGAGCGGGGTCGCGGTGGACACCGGCCACGTTCCGCTGTCCGCGTCCGGCCGGCCGACCGCCGTGCGGGCCGACGTGACGGTGGCGTTCGGCGCGCTGAAGCCCGCACTCGTGGTCGGCCCGGCCGCCGCCCTGGCCGGGCAGGTGGAGTTGGTCGACATCGGGCTGCGGCCGTGGCTGCGAGGCACCCCGGCGCTACGGGTCACCGAGTGGTCCGACCTGGTCGAGTGGTGGCCGGAGCTGGGACCGGCGTCGGAGAAGTACACCCGGGGTGTGGTGGGGGTCGCCACCGGCTCGGAGACCTATCCGGGTGCCGCGGTGCTCTCCGTCGGCGGGGCTCTGGCCGGGCCGACCGGCCTGGTCCGCTACGCCGGCAGCGCCCGCGCAGAGGTGCTGCACCAGCACCCCTCGGTGATCGCCGGCGGACGGGTCGCCGACGCGGGCCGGGTGCAGGCCTGGGTGTGCGGCTCCGGGTTGGGCACCGGCGCGGACGCGGCGGCCGAGCTGCGTGCCGTCCTGGCCGCCCCGGTGCCGGTGGTGCTCGACGCCGACGCGTTGACCCTGCTGGTGGACGGCTCGCTCGCCGACCGGCTGCGGGGCCGGGACGCGCCGATCGTGGTCACCCCGCACGACCGTGAGTTCACCCGACTCTGCGGGGAGGAGCCCGGCGCCGACCGGGTCGGCTCCGCGCTGCGGCTGGCCGCCTGGATGAACGCCGTGGTGCTGCTCAAGGGGGACCGCACGGTGATCGGCACCCCGGACGGTCGGGCGTACGTCAACCCGACCGGCACCCCCGCGCTGGCCACCGGCGGCACCGGCGACGTGCTGGCCGGGCTGCTCGGCTCGCTGCTGGCCGCCGGAGTGCCCGCCGACCGGGCGGCGGCCTCGGCCGCGTACCTGCACGGGCTCGCCGGTCGGGAGGCGGCCCGGGGCGGGCCGGTGACCGCGCCCGACGTGGTCACCGCGCTTCGCCCGGTTGTCGCCCGGCTGGGCTGACCGTGCCGACCCCGCCGGATCGGCGCCCGGGGGCGTGCGTCGCCGCCCCCGGTGATCACGACGGAAAGTAGGCTGGGCGTATGTGGCAGGCCGAGGTACGCGTCGATCTTGACGCCATCCGCGAGAACGTGAGCCGACTCCGCTCCGGCACCACCGCCGAGCTGATGGCGGTGGTGAAGGCCGACGGGTACGGCCACGGCATGCTCCCGGCCGCCCGCGCGGCGCTCGACGCCGGCGCGGACTGGCTCGGTGTCTGCACCCTCGACGAAGCGCTCACGCTGCGCCGGGGCGGGGTGACAGCGCCCGTCCTGGCCTGGCTGCTCGCGCCGGGGCTGCCGCTGCACGAGGGGATCAGCGCCGGGGTGGACCTGGGCGCGGCCAGCCTGCCGCAACTGAACGAGATGATCGAGGCGAGCCGGCTCGCCGGGCGTCCCGCCCGCCTGCACCTGAAGATCGACACCGGGCTGTCCCGGGGCGGCGCGACCGTCGCCGACTGGCCGGGGCTGCTGGACGCCGCCGCTAAGGCGCAGGCCGACGGCCTGATCGAGGTGGTCGGTGTGTGGAGCCACTTCGTGTACGCGGACTCGCCCGGCCACCCCACCACCGACCGCCAGTTGGCCGTCTTCCACGAGGGGTTGGCCATGGTCGAGCGGGCCGGGCTGCGACCGCGCTGGCGGCACCTCGCCAACTCGGCGGCCACCCTGACCCGCCCGGACACCCACTTCGACCTGGTCCGCCCCGGCATCGCCATCTACGGCCTCTCCCCGGTCACCGGCGAGACGTACGGGCTGCGACCGGCGATGACCGCCCGGGCCCGGGTCATGCTCACCAAGCGGGTGCCCGCCGGCACCGGCGTCTCCTACGGGCACACCTACACCACCGAGGCCGACGCGAACCTGGCCGTCGTCCCGCTCGGGTACGCCGACGGAGTTCCCCGGCACGCGTCCAACACCGGGCCGGTGCAGCTCGCCGGGGCGCGAAGGACCATCTCGGGGCGGGTCTGCATGGACCAGTTCGTGATCGACTGCGGCGACGACCCGGTGGCCGACGGCGACGTGGCGACCCTGTTCGGCAGCGGCGTCGACGGCGAACCGACAGCCGACGACTGGGCCGAGGCGGTCGGCACGATCAACTACGAGATCGTCACCCGCTTCGGCGGTA
Coding sequences within:
- a CDS encoding holo-ACP synthase, with product MIVAVGIDVVLVDRFARALARTPPLADRLFTTTERHTRAGAPRSSESLAARFAAKEAVAKALGAPAGLSWHDCEIVSDPDGRPRLAVSGTVAAAAQARGVNHWHLSLSHDGGIASAMVVAER
- a CDS encoding type VII secretion target, with translation MTDESFVVRPKELRAVAGTLDGEAHRLALGLAGTPGLLVAAPEWRAGAALAGLESAAHTWLCRLGTRVEETSQGVRVAAEAYETVDDRAADRFAALPR
- a CDS encoding NAD(P)H-hydrate dehydratase, with protein sequence MRSVWRVADVRAAEAGLMGTLPEGTLMQRAAAGLARRVALLLDERGGVYGGRVLLLVGSGDNGGDALYAGERLARRGVHVSALLLTPGRAHAAGLAALRAAGGRLVPQPTGPVDLVLDGIVGIGGTGGLRANADEVVQRLGELRGRDGARATVVAVDVPSGVAVDTGHVPLSASGRPTAVRADVTVAFGALKPALVVGPAAALAGQVELVDIGLRPWLRGTPALRVTEWSDLVEWWPELGPASEKYTRGVVGVATGSETYPGAAVLSVGGALAGPTGLVRYAGSARAEVLHQHPSVIAGGRVADAGRVQAWVCGSGLGTGADAAAELRAVLAAPVPVVLDADALTLLVDGSLADRLRGRDAPIVVTPHDREFTRLCGEEPGADRVGSALRLAAWMNAVVLLKGDRTVIGTPDGRAYVNPTGTPALATGGTGDVLAGLLGSLLAAGVPADRAAASAAYLHGLAGREAARGGPVTAPDVVTALRPVVARLG
- the alr gene encoding alanine racemase → MWQAEVRVDLDAIRENVSRLRSGTTAELMAVVKADGYGHGMLPAARAALDAGADWLGVCTLDEALTLRRGGVTAPVLAWLLAPGLPLHEGISAGVDLGAASLPQLNEMIEASRLAGRPARLHLKIDTGLSRGGATVADWPGLLDAAAKAQADGLIEVVGVWSHFVYADSPGHPTTDRQLAVFHEGLAMVERAGLRPRWRHLANSAATLTRPDTHFDLVRPGIAIYGLSPVTGETYGLRPAMTARARVMLTKRVPAGTGVSYGHTYTTEADANLAVVPLGYADGVPRHASNTGPVQLAGARRTISGRVCMDQFVIDCGDDPVADGDVATLFGSGVDGEPTADDWAEAVGTINYEIVTRFGGTRVPRVYDGERP
- a CDS encoding alpha/beta hydrolase, whose amino-acid sequence is MSSVGYRQLWAADPSGWRAAGVAWSGLTGPVDRRAGELRAAGGRLRDAWSGVAAVAAGSRLVALQGELTSVAPALIEADQVLAELAGRLTVAKARLAAAVAQAEAAGLVVDRSGLVHVDPVRQRSTERDGVAVAGVTAALRDALDEAGVADRLAADRLDELARAASTGWASPPPPGRPALDASPALVHAWWSGLTPAQRRWLIGHEPALVGRWNGVPATDRDQANRLHLGVWREELLAERRDLLSRVPPLPLTSLRLRGVVGRLAGLDALAARLAAGGEPRAYLLGLDPAGEGRVVMALGDPDRADRVLTYVPGMTAGLDDAPGELGRAARVLDRCAALAPDDRSAAVLWLDYDAPDSLTEAASAGQARDAGPALHRFQEGLRATHEGPPARQTVLGHSYGSLVVGVAAREHGLDADALVFVGSPGVGAAHASELGVPPGEVWASSASGDVIRAARSADELGRRALLGAAPLAAVLGWPDRTGHELWFGHDPSAPGFGGRVFDGGRGGHTGYWDPGNPALDGMARVVLGR
- the glmS gene encoding glutamine--fructose-6-phosphate transaminase (isomerizing) encodes the protein MCGIVGYAGARPALGIVLDGLRRLEYRGYDSAGVAIVCDDQLLTEKKAGKLANLEKVLSERAADDPTSCAASPIGIGDGTTGIGHTRWATHGGPTDRNAHPHVAPDGRVAVIHNGIIENFAKLRAELEADGVQFASDTDTECAAHLLSAALADLRAAGQPDGPQLLAAGMRVVCQRLEGAFTLLAVDAAVPGAVVGARRNSPLVVGRGDGENYLASDVAAFIEHTREAVELGQDQIVLITGDSIEITDFEGQPAAGKDFHIDWDSSAAEKGGYDWFMLKEIEEQPQAIADTLLGRLTETGEIALDEVRLSDQDLRDVDKIFIVACGTAYHAGMVAKYAIEHWTRIPCEVELASEFRYRDPVLDRSTLIVVISQSGETMDTLMALRHAKDQKARVLAICNTNGSTIPRESDAVLYTHGGPEIAVASTKAFLTQVVACYLIGLHLAQVRGIKFADEVGAVVAQLQEIPGKLRELLDRIEPVRELARDLKDEPTVLFIGRHVGYPVALEGALKLKELAYMHAEGFAAGELKHGPIALIDKGTPVICVVPSPIGRGMLHDKVVSNIQEVRARGARTIVIAEEGDEAVVRYADHLIYVPRTPTLLAPLVTTVPLQVFAAEIADARGHDVDQPRNLAKSVTVE